The DNA window CTGACAACTCTGTATGTGTGAACATTAAGCagcactttgtcattttgtgtttttctttattgttgttttgtgcatcatttttgacattttgtttttttttatcttgcttgtgttgtttgtctgtcatttttttgtcttgtttgtgtaatttgtttattttttgtcgtttaaaAACGACACTAACTTTTTTGtcgaatttttttgttttgttccatgtcgttttttgtcattttgttttgctttattcgttgttttgtgcatcatttttgacattttgttttttttatcttccttgtgttgtttgtctatcatttttgtctcgtttgtgtaattagtttattttttctcgttttcgtcgtttgtccatttctcGTCACTAACTTTTTTGtcgaatttttttgttttgtttcatgtcgtttttttgtcattttgtgtctcatttttgtattattttgtcttttttttgtttgaggttgttcataatgttttgtcaaaagataattcctgaaatgtgaacttttttgcactaaaacaaggaaacatttggagtcgTGGTTATCCTTAGGTTGTTATGCTGTAATTTTACTGCTCCGGCtgactggagatcagactgggctgaaaaTGGAACCTGGACAAAGATGAGTTTGATATCAGCAGACAGCACGGATTTCCAGTTCACACATCAGTCTTCTCTCTTTGTCCAACAGCTGGGCGCTAACAGCGGCCTTCACATCATCATATTTGATGAAATCGATGCCATCTGTAAGCAGCGAGGCAGCATGGCGGGAAGCACCGGAGTCCACGACACTGTAGTCAACCAGCTGCTGTCCAAGATCGACGGAGTGGAGCAGCTCAACAACATCCTGGTCATAGGTGAAGACTTCCTCTGCTAGTTTATTTGAAGCAACACTTTCACAATGAGAGGATCTCCAATGACACACCTGAACATCTGCGCTCCGTCTCATCTTCCTCACCTTCCTTCATCCGTTTCTCCCTCAGGTATGACCAACAGGCCCGACCTGATAGACGAGGCCTTGCTGAGGCCTGGAAGACTGGAGGTGAAGATGGAGATAGGTGAGGAGTAAAGAACACAGATTAGGTTCCACACATGATCTTAACTCTGACGTATtaaaaaatgctccaaaaaaatggcactacagCTTGTAAAAATTTAAGAATACGTCCTGGTGGACACATTCacctttttgttttgatttgccTGTAATTTGAATAACTTCTGTGTGCTGTGAGGttttatataaatacatttgcttGCAGTCTTAAAGAGAAAAGTCCAAACTCACATCTGCTTCtttctaaaacatttcaaacacaaaattttAATCTATAAAAATTTATCTAATTCAtctataaaaatgcaaaaaaaattaccatGTCATAatttgctagcctagccgtgctagacccgtgttctgaagacacaagggtcaaggcacgcttgacagggagggagggaggcgggctaaaaggttgtctttcaaatcactctgcagcagttgggtaggtatacaaccaatcagtgcaacgaatagtctgacgtagttcctagagcgccggattgtggctaagtcccattagcttcccaaccagcggaaccaactggtatattaaggatttgccatatcccgtcggcataagtccaaatacgtctttcttctcaatgcaacacttcagtgccgtcctttgtttatctttcaagttgaattttagcttcaaatctttaagggctgtggccaaagccgagtcgaaagataactgtttattgtgcgccggttgtttctgtcgtcacttagttacgcccgccttctgactctacacttcatggtgattggtccggccagttttaggagaatccagcctcgagccttatggagggtaactagacccaccctggcagagaattaaattcgttgctgtgggttgtctagcgcggctaggctaataatTAGCATTTTACTTCAGCAAATTAAGACCAGCAGCTCAGATAATATTTGCTAATTtatgatgttgtttttctcaaaaAGAGACGCCGGTAACCTCAAACTGAagatgtaaaaaatgttttttttctcacccaTTAAGTCTCTTCTGCTTCCTCTTCTCCTGTCAGGGTTACCGGATGAAAAAGGTCGTATTCAGATCCTCAACATCCACACAGCCAAGATGCGTCAGTACGACCTGCTGTCCGGCGACGTCGACATCAAGGAGCTCGCCGTGGAGACGAAGAACTACAGCGGCGCTGAACTGGAGGGTTTGGTCAGAGCTGCTCAGTCCACCGCCATGAACAGACACATCAAGGTCAGTCCtctgggtttttctttttactttacaGCCCATATGTGTTCTGTTGTTTGTAAAATGGGAGGAAATACCAGAAATTATGCCCATAAACAGTCTTTAGATAGCTTGTTTTTGTCTGGCCAAAGGAAATATATTCAATTACAGTCATAAAAGAATGAGAAACGTGCATTTTTTGTTCGATAAATATAAGAATTTAATCAGTTAATTGACTCTTTAGCTCCTTTTCCCTTTATTATTGCAGTATTATGTTTTATATGTCACTTGAtgtaatgttttcatgtttaacAAATATCATACTGTGGGTTTCTCCGTCTCCAAGTCCAGAATATTGACGTAAAAGTGATGtatgtttgaaagaaagaaCTTAAGCATACTAATGAAGGCGTAATGTTGCACAGCCAATGTCAGAAAAAGGCTCATAATTCAGAAAAAGctctcaaatgatcagctcgtcatcaggcttctgcagaggcttgatgacgagctgatcatttgaatcaggtgtgttggagcagggaagcatctaaaacatgcaggacatggggtcctgaggaacagggttgagaaccactgctctagtATCTTCAGTCTGTGTGGTAATTATAAAAGCTTTAAGAGTTTGCCACATGTTCCTGGGCTGAAGTCGTGGGCCACACACCTGCTGGGCATCGCACACAGCTGGATAGTACTGCCAGCTCAGTACAGAATccaggtgtgtatgtgtgtgtgtttgccctCAGTTAAGTGTTTTATCAGGTGCGTTGGCTCGATTCTGCACAGCTCAGTAGGACCCACAGATAAGGTGAAGTTCTCGTCTGTTAAGTGCTCTGCCCCGGCACACACCGAGCGGCAGATTATTGGAGGGTGATGATAAATGACACGGACAAGGCTCGTACACATGTCTGATGGCCGTGACGTTCCTCTTCACTCCTCTGAGCACTTATTCCTCCCTCCTGCCTTCTCCACGTCTGACCTTTCTGCTCTGAGGGAGCGCATTGTCTCCCAATGCGTTGTAGAGTTCCTCCACAGCTGCTCGTTATTTGTCTCtgagctgttttgttgttgtttgttgttgttgcaggcCAGCAACACGGTGGAGGTGAACATTGAGACGGCAGAGAGGCTGCAGGTCAGCAGGTTGGACTTCATGGCCTCACTGAACAACGACATCAAACCCGTGAGTTGCTGCGCTTCTTTCTCcctcttgtttctgttttgacttCCATAACACGTTCTgcagcaataaataaaatacaatgaatTTCAGTGACATTCACAACTTTGGAACTACAGATTACTTGAAGTTCAAATTTAAAAGCGGAGTACCACATTTTCCCTCCCACTGTCCTAAACCAAAACAATCAACATATGATTAAAGACCTTGAACAAACGATCCTACATTATGTGCAAAAAGTAACCTCTAAGGAACTTATACAAGATtagtatttaaaaataaaagcaacctTGAACAAATAATGCTGTAGTGTGTCAACAAAAAAGCCTCTCAGGGACCTATTAGAGGTTTCCAGATAGAATCTGCCATCAAGAATTCACCTTTCCATGGATTTGctgaataataaaatcaaacctgTACGTTTCTGTGCTTATTTCTCCTTTTTATTCAGGTTTATACTTGCATATCTGAGTAAATTCGGCAAGTAAGTTctgttaaaaacataaaatgcacaataaattGAATTAAAGTGACTTTTTGGAGCCTCTATGCTGCAAATAATTCCCACCTTTTCTCACATCACACCGCCCCAAACCaactgcatttaaaatattCACATACATTCAAGAAATTAAAGCAATCATGAAAAATAATGGTGTATTATGTCCACAGAAAGGCTCTAAGGAGCCTATTAGAGGTAGCCAGATAGTATCTGCCAtcaagaatttatttttttatggattTGCTAAGTAATGACATCAAACCTGTGAGTTTCTGTGCTTATTTCTCCCTTTCattcctgttttttctttcatatatGTTAATTCGCTCAATGCCTTCCTCTGAAAAGTACAATGCAGCCTTTataactagacgagccctcagtagagggcagaaccacgccctctgctggcgaaaaccctgtcctccctatacaactgatgcaatatgtatcaattttgatcatcgtacgtatctccctccctacttgatctgctgacctgtaactccacaactgagcaggggaccttagactgatcttcagtgccaagtttgattatcctgacttcagcggttgcagagatatcggaccggacatagccacatacatacatacatacttacccagccagataccgcaccgaatgcaataaccccgccgacgtacccgtcgggcgtggttaataacCCGAAGCTGAAATAAACAGTTGATTTCCACCTTTCCCCCCCCCATCACACTGCCCCAAACCAACTCTATTTAGAATACTGACATATGTTTAAGAAATTAAAGCAGCCTTGAACAAACACCTGCAATCGTGCGATATTGTTCTGTATTTACATCGAGACCATCAACAAACTCTAGTCCTGCTCGGCATTAGAAATGACCTCCAGACAGCATTTTGATCAGTGGTAAAAGTAAAGATGCTCTGGGCTTTACTCACGGTAGTCGTAAAGACCATAcgttttttacaaaataaattttTATGCTGAAATCTCATTTCCTATGTTCTCTGTCCCTGTTCCTCTGCTCCAGGCATTTGGAACCAACCAGGAAGACTACGCCAGCTACATCATGAACGGGATAATCCGGTGGGGCGACCCGGTGTCAGCGGTCCTGGAGGACGGAGAGCTGCTGGTTCAGCAGACAAAGAACAGCGACCGAACACCGCTGGTGTCTGTGCTGCTGGAAGGTACGACTCGCCTCACATACGAATAATGCACCAAACCTTCTGAACATGACAGATACACACACTTTATATGTTGTAAAGTATGCAGTATAAAGACGGTATTCTATGTAAAGAACAAGTGTTGTGATTCATTGTTCCCTCAGGTCCTCCTAACAGTGGGAAAACAGCGCTGGCAGCTAAGATTTCTGAAGATTCCCAGTTCCCCTTTATCAAGATCTGTTCCCCCGACAAGATGATCGGACACTCCGAGATCGCCAAATGCCAAGCCATCAAAAAGGTAACACTCTATTTTACAAGTTTAGAGAtctacaccaccgttcaaaagtttggggccactaagaaatgtccttatttttgatagaaaagcagattttttttaaaatgaagatagcattaaatgaatgataaatccagtctagacattgttaatgtggtaaatgactgttctagctggaaacagctgatttttaatggaatatctccataggggtacagaggaacatttccagcaaccatcactcctgtgttctaatgctacactgtgttagctaatggtgctgaaaggctcattgatggttagaaaacccttgtgcagttatgttagcacatggataaaagtgtgagtttttatggaaaacatgaaattgtctgggtgagtccaaacttttgaatggtggtgtaTGTTCAGTGCTTTCTGATTATTTATGTACCTgagtgtatttacatttttggatGCAGATGTGGTTGTAACCTTTTATCTCCTCGTTAAAGATATTTGAAGATGCCTACAAATCCCAGCTGAGCTGTGTGGTTGTGGACGACATTGAACGCTTGTTGGGTAAGACCTCAGCTGTCTCTTAGTAGCATTTTGTGTTAACTTAATTGCATGCTCAAGGTTGTTTTCTGCTTAAATAGATGAGATGATAAAGAAAATCCCGTGTCTCTTTAGATTACGTTCCCATCGGGCCTCGGTTTTCCAACCTGGTGCTTCAAGCTTTGCTGGTGCTGCTCAAGAAACCGCCTCCGAAGGTAACAAAAACCTGATTCTCATCTCTTAACTCACTGTAGTGTTGCTAGTCCTGAGGCGGCAGAAAGAGGGCAGCAGATCTTACGGATGCCAACACAAGGTCCTGCGAGGAATTGTTGGAGGTCCTCGGCTGTAACTGGCATGTGTGAAGgcctgtgtgtgagtgtatggtTATTAGCGAGTGTTTTGGTCCAGGCCTGTTGTGCTCCGAGCTGAATGGTGGTGGTAGAGACCCATTTCTCATAGTTTCTTTGGTTGTAGTTTGTCTGTTGTTGATGGGTTTGTGAATGAGGGTATAGCCCACTATATGGCTGCATGTGCATGAGAAGTGGCGCGGGGCCTGGTGCTGAATGCCTGGCTGCAGTGCTCCTCTGGGGTTGTAAAGCGCTGGGCCCAGCGGGGTGCCTGGGGCCGGGGGAGGCCAGGGGGACACGGAGGAGAATGGGCTCTGTGAGAGAGCCAGGACCTGGCAGCACTGCCGCCTGTGTGGCACCTCATCTGCATGCAGCATCACAACCCCCCACGCCATGGGGGGGCAGCCGGCAGCCATAATCCCCCTGTCTACTCGCCACTCCTCTGCCTCTCCTCCTCCGTCTTCTTCTGCTGGTCCTCCTCCAACTCGTCGGCTTAGTGGAGCTACATTTCTTTTgcctctcttctttttcttctccgcTCATGTTTGTCTTCTCCgctgttcttttcttttgtcttttctcctcctctctgttgtcattttctcGTCTTTATGCTCCAGTTGCAACTTAGAGCCTCCGCACAATGTCGACCTTCAACCACACGGTTATGAGAGAAATCTTTAATCCAAAATGCTGTCAAAGATCGTATAAGACATGTCCACTAGTGTCCAATGAGAAACTACCTGCGTCTGAGCTCCTGCAGAATGACAGCTGCTGTGACCCACATCTACAGACCAACCAAAAGGGAGCTGTACCTGAAGTGAAGACATGGAGTAATGCTGCCATATAAGCTACTATAAGGAGCTTTCTTGCCTTTATTCAGAagttcttctgttgttttctgtacttttctttatcttttctcctctctgttgttattttctgctcttcatACTCTTGTTGCAACCTATAGCCTCTGTACAATGTTAGCCTTCAACCACACAGTTATTAGAGAAATCTTCAATCCAAAATGTCgtcaaaaatcacacaagacACGTCCAGTAGTGGCCGATAGGTACCAACCTGCATCAGAATTCTTGCAACACACCAACATGGAAACATGGAGTGATGATGCCTTACAGACCACTGTAAGGTGCTTTGCCTTTACTCAGGAATCAGTGGTACAAAGGTGATAGAGgtgttttcttctgctgttttctgtgcttttcttttgtcgtttctcctcctctctgttgttgttttctcgCCTTTTATGCTCTAGTTGCAGCTTAAAGTCTCTGTCTTAATCTTAAATCCAAAATGTTGTCAGCGATGGCAGTGAGACACGTTTACTAGTGCCAAGAAGGAACCAACCTGCATCAGAATTCTCacaatatgaacaatatgaccGCTGCTCTGACCCATATCTACAAACCAGTCAAGCAGAAAACAACCTCAGGTGACGGCATGATATAAGCCTGCATAAGGAGCTTTCTTTTATTCAGAAGTCAGAACTCCACCTAAGGACGGCTGATTTAACTGCAACTGATAAGTTGTGACATctgtctgaggtgaagaaaagtTCAGTGTCCTCCCTGTTGTTAGATCCTGATTGATCCTGTGTTCAAGGTGGGGCTCATTCAGAGTTTTAGGTGTTTAATGAAGTTGCTGTTCTGTGTGCATAAAAGCGTGCAAAACTCTGTTTGGTGATGTTTGTATGGATCCTAATGCTGCAGGTGtgtaataaactcagaggagaGACTTATACAAGATTGCTAGATACTCCTAAAGGGAGTGAGAAAggtgttttgtgtcctttgggATTCTCTTTGATGGTTTTGGAGTTTTGTTGGTGCTGAAAGGAAAGAAGTGCACATCTGAAAGGAGCATTAATTGAAGTCTGCAGTGTCTGTCTTCGCTTGTTgccttttttcttatttgttcataaataaatagatgGATGAAGACGTGTCTGTTTGCTTCCCCTCTGACTATTAGGAGGACAGCAGCTAGAGGATGTGAACGGACGGTTAAACGGCTGAACGACCAAATTAAATGACATCATGTCTGCCTCCCTCTCAGGGTCGTAAGCTGCTGATCATCGGCACCACAAGTCGTAAAGACGTCCTCCAGGAAATGGAGATGTTAGATGCCTTCAGCACCACCATCCACATTCCCAACATCTCGCGGGGAGAGCAGCTGGTCGAGGCGCTGGAGGTAACGAACCCACACTCACGTGCAAACACTGAACGCATGCAGCAGCACTTTTAAACCCAAAACAGTTAAATACGGTTCATCCAGCCTCTCACACAGACCCTTAGACATACACTCCAAAGCCTGTCGATGCATCTGAAAAAGATTTCAAATGGTATTTATCTTGTCAGTGAAAAGGTTAAGCATGTCCTCATTAAGAACCTTTATTTAATGTATTGTGAAATCACTAATTGCACTGAATgaatttgtctgttttaattAAAATCTGATGGATCTTCTCCCTCCCTGTGTTCACCACAGCTGCTGGGCAGCTTCCAGGAGAACGAACGGTCCAAAATAGCTAAAGCTGTGAAGGGCCAAAGCTTGTGGATCGGCATTAAAAAGCTGCTCATGCTGATTGAAATGGCTGTGCAGGTGAGAAAGAGATGCtgctttttgagtttttttagtCTGTTGTTCTGTCCAAAACCTtgatccagactgaaatatctcaacatctTTTCAATGAATTGTAATGAATTTTGTCCAGTCCTGTGATTCAAGACAAACACACCGCATGTTGCGTGTGTGTTTATccagagctcatttgcataaagtagacttgaattctactttatgcaaattcgatGCAACATGTGAAGATTCCACGCatcgtgaaactgtcctcaaataTCTAAATGAGCCGTCGTTGACCTAAAAGGAGGGcagattcagctactgcacagcTTAATTCTTGAATTAaatacattcagaaatacttttcgctgaagtGTTTTCTAAATAAgagagctgctgtgtttatccATCCCATCTGCCGGACCGTCAGGCTGAAAGctctgtcatgtgaccacgtcGTGGCCCGCTGTTGCTCAAGCACTGTCGCATGACAATGTGGTGGAACGCTAATGACCGCCTGCCATCCTGGCCATTTTCAGATGTAGCGCGTTGACGTGTGGGAAAatcgcatctagtggacacaccGGTTAAGAAACCATGAGGGATTCAGCTGCTGTCAACTGTGACtttacaaaaattcagcaacttTCCGACTGAACCgcaggcagtgttttcacagaacagagaggaggcaaatgtggaaacaaatgagagagatggagagcaaaatgcaacacatttgaacaataaaataaatgcagcatgttaaaaaaatggtaaacagaggagcaagtttcTGGAAGATGTATTCTGTATGGTGAAACATCCTTTACGAGTTGTTTTGCAGAGTAGAATGGAAAAACAAAGAGTTTGTAgagattaaaatataaatagtaaAACGTGTATAGCATGTAGAACCGCCATTTCTTTTGATTAGTGGTGTTATAACTGTGTTTTACGgacttctctctccttcttgccatggttgttctgtttccatcgaggtacaggactttatattgcagcgaaaaatgagctcacagtgacaggaaactgTTCAGGGTTAGTCCTGTCAGATATACAGCCTTCCAGAGCTACTAGCATGGACTTCAagtcatgtgtttttttctgtaacatccagaataaaaacacatttttatcgGCTATGTCCTTGTGTTAAACATAAAGCTGTTGCTGCTCCGTGTCCACGGGTGTTTCTAGATGACAGAAAGGTCAAGTAGACTTAGGTGTCGAAATGTTGTGAAGCGCGAGGAAGCCTTGTCTTTCAACCTCACTCATCACCTCCCAATTTTTATTCAAAACACAAATTTCAAATTGGCTCAGGCGCTgcattatgtcttttttttttttttctattagtGTGGTCTGAGCTTGAGCTGCCtgtccctcctcttcctcaacATCTGGCCGGCATTCTCAGCAGTCAACAGAATCTGTCTGTCAGGCACAAAAAACTGTCATCCACGAGCTGGAATGAAAAACTGTGTGGCTTTGCCGATGATTTGTTGAGCGGAGGGATCCAGTCCGTCTTCTGGTTCACAAGCCGTCCTCTAAACGGTTGAGATCCAGTACATTCATATTTATGAAACCATGTTTCTGCGCGGCTTTCCAGCTTACATTCATGTGTTCTGAGTCAGAGGAACGCTGCTCATAAGAACACTCTTACACACTTCATGGTTTGGTATACCGACAATTTAAGAGCAAAATCAATAAAGATGAGTCTTCATCGGGGCCAGCGCTGGGGGCAGACGTACGTTAGAGCctggaaacaaaaatgaaaacatagacCACCAAATCATAGCAGATTCTTGGCTACGTTGCAGCACAGCGATTGTATTTATGTAGATAAGAGCGGGAGGTGTAATGTCTTCTCACCTTCATTTTGTGGCTTGGCCGTgaagttgtgtttctgtgcataTTTCTATCTCACTGTTGGAACTGGTTCGCTCTGTACCCGAGATGATTTACTTGGAGAGCCTACAGGGCCATTGATCCTGTCAAAACACGAGGATAATCATCTTGATTGATTCTGCAAAAAAGTGGAGGTAAATCATAGATCGCTCCCTGAAATGTGGTGTTCTTGGAAAGTTTAGGGATGTAAACCAGAGACTTGTACTTTTATCACTTTTGACAAGCTGCCAAATGAATAATGGTTTTCTTTTGCATGATAAAACTGTTTTGTAGTACATTGTTTAGCTCTAACCACAACAGTTTAGGTAGTAAAGCAATATGAAACGATCATTAACCTCGTTAAATTGTGTTACCTCAGAAACGAGTCACAATTTACCTTTTTGGCCATCATACGAGACTACGTTTGTTGGagaccaaacactgcacatcatcacaaacacaccatccccactgtgaagcatggtggtggcagcatcatggtgtgaagcagggtgg is part of the Acanthochromis polyacanthus isolate Apoly-LR-REF ecotype Palm Island chromosome 19, KAUST_Apoly_ChrSc, whole genome shotgun sequence genome and encodes:
- the LOC110968816 gene encoding vesicle-fusing ATPase-like isoform X1 codes for the protein MSGRMMQAARCPTDKLSLTNCAVINVKEEQFEQHVIVRNLTHKFVFTLKKDPGVSPGSIGFSLPQRKWAGLSIGQDVEVTNYKFDKSKQCISCVTIEIGFLQKKNADSNPYDSDKMASEFLQHFTDQAFTVNQQLAFSYNDKLFELVIKDMEAMDPSILKGGSASGKKQKIEIGLLLGNSQVTFEKAESSSMTLIGKSKTRESRQSIISPDWNFERMGIGGLDKEFSDIFRRAFASRVFPPDIVEQMGCKHVKGILLYGPPGCGKTLMARQIGKMLKAREPKIVNGPEILNKYVGESEANIRKLFADAEDEQKRLGANSGLHIIIFDEIDAICKQRGSMAGSTGVHDTVVNQLLSKIDGVEQLNNILVIGMTNRPDLIDEALLRPGRLEVKMEIGLPDEKGRIQILNIHTAKMRQYDLLSGDVDIKELAVETKNYSGAELEGLVRAAQSTAMNRHIKASNTVEVNIETAERLQVSRLDFMASLNNDIKPAFGTNQEDYASYIMNGIIRWGDPVSAVLEDGELLVQQTKNSDRTPLVSVLLEGPPNSGKTALAAKISEDSQFPFIKICSPDKMIGHSEIAKCQAIKKIFEDAYKSQLSCVVVDDIERLLDYVPIGPRFSNLVLQALLVLLKKPPPKGRKLLIIGTTSRKDVLQEMEMLDAFSTTIHIPNISRGEQLVEALELLGSFQENERSKIAKAVKGQSLWIGIKKLLMLIEMAVQMDPDYRVSKFLSLLKDEGALGSNKFVAI
- the LOC110968816 gene encoding vesicle-fusing ATPase-like isoform X2, which gives rise to MDLSVCLKLSVPAFFPLLPFACSSSVCKLGSLGGTQRKWAGLSIGQDVEVTNYKFDKSKQCISCVTIEIGFLQKKNADSNPYDSDKMASEFLQHFTDQAFTVNQQLAFSYNDKLFELVIKDMEAMDPSILKGGSASGKKQKIEIGLLLGNSQVTFEKAESSSMTLIGKSKTRESRQSIISPDWNFERMGIGGLDKEFSDIFRRAFASRVFPPDIVEQMGCKHVKGILLYGPPGCGKTLMARQIGKMLKAREPKIVNGPEILNKYVGESEANIRKLFADAEDEQKRLGANSGLHIIIFDEIDAICKQRGSMAGSTGVHDTVVNQLLSKIDGVEQLNNILVIGMTNRPDLIDEALLRPGRLEVKMEIGLPDEKGRIQILNIHTAKMRQYDLLSGDVDIKELAVETKNYSGAELEGLVRAAQSTAMNRHIKASNTVEVNIETAERLQVSRLDFMASLNNDIKPAFGTNQEDYASYIMNGIIRWGDPVSAVLEDGELLVQQTKNSDRTPLVSVLLEGPPNSGKTALAAKISEDSQFPFIKICSPDKMIGHSEIAKCQAIKKIFEDAYKSQLSCVVVDDIERLLDYVPIGPRFSNLVLQALLVLLKKPPPKGRKLLIIGTTSRKDVLQEMEMLDAFSTTIHIPNISRGEQLVEALELLGSFQENERSKIAKAVKGQSLWIGIKKLLMLIEMAVQMDPDYRVSKFLSLLKDEGALGSNKFVAI
- the LOC110968816 gene encoding vesicle-fusing ATPase-like isoform X3, producing the protein MASEFLQHFTDQAFTVNQQLAFSYNDKLFELVIKDMEAMDPSILKGGSASGKKQKIEIGLLLGNSQVTFEKAESSSMTLIGKSKTRESRQSIISPDWNFERMGIGGLDKEFSDIFRRAFASRVFPPDIVEQMGCKHVKGILLYGPPGCGKTLMARQIGKMLKAREPKIVNGPEILNKYVGESEANIRKLFADAEDEQKRLGANSGLHIIIFDEIDAICKQRGSMAGSTGVHDTVVNQLLSKIDGVEQLNNILVIGMTNRPDLIDEALLRPGRLEVKMEIGLPDEKGRIQILNIHTAKMRQYDLLSGDVDIKELAVETKNYSGAELEGLVRAAQSTAMNRHIKASNTVEVNIETAERLQVSRLDFMASLNNDIKPAFGTNQEDYASYIMNGIIRWGDPVSAVLEDGELLVQQTKNSDRTPLVSVLLEGPPNSGKTALAAKISEDSQFPFIKICSPDKMIGHSEIAKCQAIKKIFEDAYKSQLSCVVVDDIERLLDYVPIGPRFSNLVLQALLVLLKKPPPKGRKLLIIGTTSRKDVLQEMEMLDAFSTTIHIPNISRGEQLVEALELLGSFQENERSKIAKAVKGQSLWIGIKKLLMLIEMAVQMDPDYRVSKFLSLLKDEGALGSNKFVAI